Within Sporosarcina sp. PTS2304, the genomic segment AGCGTTTCACATTCCCACGCCAAGCAAAAGAACCATTCCTTTGCCTAGCGGACTATTTAAAAACAGTCGACAGCGGGGAAATGGATTACGTAGCATTCATGCAAGTAACTGCCGGAAAAGGCGTGCGTCAATACGCGAACGAACTTAAAGAACAAGGAAAATTCTTAGAAAGCCACGCATTTCAAGCGACGGCTTTGGAATTGGCTGAAGGATTCGCAGAACGAATTCACCAAGAAATCCGGGACCAATGGGGATTCCCCGACCCAACAGAGTTTACTATGCGCGAACGTTTCGCAGCAAAATACCAAGGCCAACGCTTCTCATTCGGCTACCCGGCGTGTCCGAACCTAGAAGACCAAGCCAAACTCTTCGGCCTCATCAAACCCGAAGACCATGGCGTCGTCCTAACCGAAGAATTCATGATGGAACCAGAAGCATCCGTCTCCGCCATCGTCTTCGCACACCCAGACGCCAGGTACTTCAACGTAGAATAACTAAAGCGAAAGACGCCGCTTAGCCTCGACAGGCGTTGGAGGGCAAGCTATAAAGGCGCTCTTTGCCTTTCTAGCTTGACCGAAACGACCCGAGAGGCTGGCGTCTGTAGCTGGATGTCAACTAAAGCGGAAACGGCTGCACAGAGGCGACAGGCAGATGGCGAAGATGCGACGTGGCGCTCTTTGCCACATAGCAGCTTTGGCTTCTGACCCGAGACTCTAGCCGTTGTAGCTGGATGTCAACTAAAGAGAAAGACGCCGCTTAGCCTCGACAGGCGTTGGAGGGCAAGCTATAAAGGCGCTCTTTGCCTTTCTAGCTTGACCGAAACGACCATAAAAAAACCGCAGTCTCACTTTCGAGACTGCGGTTTCTTTCTACTTAAATTAGCGACCGCATCTTCTACGACGACCGCAACCTCCGCCACCCCACATTCCACCTTGTCCTGGTCCAAATCCTGGTCCCATTCCCGGTCCGAATCCCGGTCCTTGTGGTCCTCTACCTGGCATGATAGTTGAACCCATAACGTTTTCCGTCGTCTCTGTATAATAGTGCTGCGGTACTCCTACTATATTATGACGATTCACGTTTACGATTGGATGAATATAAGGAATTTCTTGTGTAGTAAAACAATCATTAAAACGGTATTGAGTCGGGCAAACAACTGGCTGCATCGGGAATCCTTGTTGTTGACCGGGCATTCCATGATGTGGGCCCGGCATTCCGTGGTGATGACCTGACATTCCGTGACATTGTCCTTGATTCATCATCTCACCTCCTATACCTTATTACATGCGAGTCCGCTCGCCTCCTACGGGCTAGCGCCAAGAGATATAGAAATTTGGCGATAATAAAAAAGTAATCCTACCAGTTAATACAAGGCGGATTACTTTTTCTTTATAGTTCACAACTTCTAGGTGTTGCTGGTCGTTCAAACCCTTTCATCATTTCAATTAATTCTAGCTTTTTAATAGTATTCTCACATTCATTTAATGCATTTTGTACTGGTGCACCTTCGTCAACCATATCTAGAGAGCGTAAAAAGTCTGAATCTCTCCGTAGCTCCAATTCTGCCGGATCAATGAATGGACGTCCCATACTTTATCACCCTTTCTATCAAATTTTTCACAAGGCTTCCACAGTATCTCACTTCTATTATACCTAACTCTAAAAATAAATCAAATATTCTGACTAATTATAATGAGTGAAGACTGCTAGAACTGGGTATAATAACGTATGACTGATTTTTAAGGAGAGAACATATATGAATAGAAATCGAATTGTATTATTTGACGGTGAATGTAACTTTTGTGATGCAAGTGTACAATTCATCATTAAACGTGATCCTTATCAGCACTTTTCTTTCGCTTCGTTACAAGATGATATCGGAAAAAAGCTCCGTAAAGAATATCATATTCCTGACGATGTAGATAGTCTAGTGTTAATCGAAAATGGCAAGGCTTATACGAAATCCGGTGCTGCGCTACGAATTGCGAAGAAGCTAGACGGACTTTGGCACTTAGCTTTTCTTTTTATTATTGTCCCCCCTAGTCTACGCAATCGCGTATATGATTACGTTGCCAAAAATCGTTATAAATGGTTCGGTAAGAAGGAGCTTTCTTGTATGTTGCCTACACCAGAAGAGCGGAAACGTTTTATCGCTTAATAAGCAACGACTTAAAAATGGCTTGTCTGCTACTTCATGTTCGTTTGTTAGATGGAGCAAGGATGACTTGAAGTGTCTTGCGGCTTTCGCTTCCAGACGATACGCTTTCCGGAGGGGGCGCGGTGGACCTCGCAAAAGTGCACAGCGAGTTACACCTGTCGCCCTGATCCTCTCGGAGTCGATCGTCTTACAGCTTCAGCCGTACTTTGTGTGTGCAAGACAGGTTGATCACTCTTTGTAGGGGGTGAAAACCAAGTGGACTTGTCTAATACCATGCGACCGCTTTTAAAGTTAGATAGCAGTGAAGTATTATCAGCTACTATGACTGCTTCGATGAACTGGATGGAAAAAGAAATGACTCTATATGCATTCAGTCAGGTAATCCAAAGCTTCACCCACACTGTTCAGGAAGCGGAACATACCATACTTAATTTCTGGACGAACACAAACTGACTTACGGACACAACCTCAAGGATTCTCCCGGAAGAACCGGCGACTCCTGGAGGATCAGCACGACAGGCGTAATCGCCAACGCACTTCTGGCGAGTCCGCCGCGTGCCCTCAGGAAAGCGTCCGGTTCTGTAGGGAGAATCCTCACACGTATACTATTTTTCTGCACCACCAAAGGAGAAGTCACTTAGCTCACTCCAACTTCTGGACGAACACGAACTGAATTCCCAACACAAATTCAAGGATTCTCCCGGAAGAACCGGCGACTCCTGGAGGATCAGCGATAGCCGTTGCGAAGTACGGCTTTTGCGAGTGAAGCGTAGCGAGGAGGAGCACATTTTGGCATTTGACAGGCGTAATCGCCAACGCACTTTTGGCGAGTCCGCCGCGTGCCCTCAGGAAAGCGTCCAGTTCTGTAGGGAGAATCCTCACACGTACACTCATTTTACATTCCCAAAAGAAAGAGCCATCACAGAAAATCAGATATCCCTGACTTTCCGGACAGCTCCGTTGTTTTATAGACTTAACTGTTTGTATTCTTCATCTGAAAACGCGCGGGACCGGGTCAAGAAGCGTTTACCTTCGACGCCTTCGAGTGAAAACATTCCCCCCCGGCCATCTACTACATCAATGATCAATTGCGTATGTTTCCAATACTCGTACTGGCTTTTCATCATATAGAAAGGAACATCGCCAATATAGCCTAGCAAAACGTCTTGGTCACCGATGAGTAGATCGCCTTCTTCATAACACATAGGAGAAGACCCGTCACAACAACCGCCTGATTGATGAAACATTAAAGGACCATGCTTTTCTTTCAGCAATTCAATTAGAGCTAGCGCTTCGTCCGTTGCCGTTACGCGATCTGGCATGGTGGATTCCTCCATTTCACTGCGGATCCTTTAAAAAGATTCGATTAAAAGAATCCTTGCTTGCTTTCATTATAGCTCACTAACATATTTTTTGTTTGCTGGTAATGCGCCAACATCTGTAAGTGATTCTCTCTTCCGATACCGGATGCTTTATAGCCACCGAATGCAGAGTGTGCAGGATATGCATGATAACAGTTTGTCCACACACGACCTGCTTGAATACCGCGTCCAAAACGATAAGCCGTATTCATATCACGTGTCCAAACACCAGAGCCCAATCCATAAAGTGTGTCGTTTGCGATTTCCAACGCTTCTTCTTTGTCTTTAAATGTTGTTACCGCTACGACAGGCCCAAAAATCTCTTCCTGGAAAATACGCATTTTATTATTTCCTTTAAATACAGTCGGCTTGACGTAATAACCGTCCTTTAAATCACCATCGAGCATATTTTGTTCCCCGCCTACCAGACATTCCGCACCTTCTTGCTTACCGATGTCTAAATAAGAAAGGATCTTTTCCAATTGCTCTGTAGATGCTTGGGCGCCCATCATAACTGTTGGATCTAGCGGGTTGCCTGTTTTGATCGCTTTTACGCGTTCCAGTGCACGTTCCATAAATTTATCGTAAATCGATTCTTGAATTAATGCACGCGATGGACATGTACATACTTCCCCTTGGTTTAAAGCAAACATCACAAATCCTTCAATGGCTTTATCCAAAAATGCGTCGTCTTCCGCCATAACATCTTCAAAGAAAATATTCGGAGATTTCCCGCCAAGTTCTAATGTCACAGGAATTAAATTTTGTGATGCGTATTGCATAATCATGCGCCCTGTTGTCGTTTCTCCCGTAAAGGCAATTTTACTAATACGCGGATTGGATGCTAGTGGCTTTCCAGCTTCTAGACCAAAGCCGTTGACAACATTAAGCACGCCCGCCGGAAGCAGATCTTCAATTAACTCCACCAATACTAGAATAGAAGCTGGAGTCTGTTCTGCCGGTTTCAATACCACACAGTTTCCTGCTGCGAGCGCCGGTGCGAGTTTCCAAACTGCCATTAGTATAGGGAAGTTCCAAGGAATGATTTGACCGACTACCCCTAACGGTTCGTGGAAATGATAGGCTACCGTATCGTTATCCAGTTGGCTGACGCCGCCTTCTTGCGCACGGATAGCGGAAGCAAAATAGCGGAAGTGATCAATCGCCAGTGGCAAGTCTGCATTCAATGTTTCACGAACTGCTTTACCATTTTCCCACGTTTCGGCAATCGCAAGCATTTCCAAGTTTTCCTCTAAACGATCTGCAATTTTCAATAGAATATTCGATCGTTCTGTTACAGATGTCTTGCCCCATGCATCTTTTGCTGCGTGTGCTGCGTCAAGAGCGAGTTCGATATCCTCTGCTGTAGAACGTGCCACTTGGGTGAATACTTTTCCTGTCACAGGTGTTGGGTTATCAAAATATTGACCATTCACAGGCGCTGTCCATTTGCCACCGATGAAATTTTCGTAGCGTTCTTTAAAATGAACCTTTGCACCTTCTGTATTCGGATTCGCATACACCTGATGTTCTGAAGTTTGTACCATACTGCGTCACACTCCCTATTCTCTCATTTTAGCTTGTATTTCAGTGCCCTCGTATTGCACACAACGCTATCGTATGAATATCCCATTAGCTATATGCAAAATGAATGCGCTTACAAGAATTATCTATCATTCTAGCGGAACTTACAAATTCTTTCAACTAATTATCATCCGATTTTTTAAAGCCATTATAAAATACAGCTTTTTTGGGAATGCTAATGGAAATTACTTTTAGTTAGAAGGGGTTGCATTGAAAAATTCAAATTCCATTAGTGTGCTACACGTTATCTTTTTATCGATGACAGTTATAGGGTTGAAAAATCATGTGACAATCATACCTTCACTTTTACAAGATGCAGGTAGGGATGGGTGGATGTCCGTCTTACTCGCTACTACCGTAATTCTACCATGGTTATTCCTCGTTCTTTATATTCATAAGCGATCGCAGCGAATTCATTTGGGAGATTGGCTAACTTCCGTCATCGGCAAGGTACCTTCTGCGATTGTTCGTTATACAACTAGTGCTTTTTTGCTTATTTTAGCTGTCTTTACGATGACTGAAACACTCGAATGGATTAATGCCACGTTTTTATCTAAAACACCCATTATTTTATTGCTGGTAGTTTACAGTCTTCTATGCATTTTGGTGGTAACGACAAATTTACAAACGATCGTAATAATGAATGCTTTGGTGTTATTCTGGGTCGTTATTTTGGGTTTCTTTGTGGCATTCACTAATTTGCAAGTAAAAGACTATTTCTTATTAATGCCCTTTTTAGAACATGGTGTGTTACCTGTTGCCAAGTCTGCTATCTATCCTGGCTCCGGTTTTGTGGAGATTATGCTCTTTCTCTTTATTCAACATCAAGTAAAGGATCCGTTTCGCTGGCGGCACTTCGCTGTCATGCTTTTTATTTTAGTCGGACTAACAATAGGACCGCTTATTGGCGCCATTACAGAGTTCGGTCCTAATGAAGCCTCACAACAACGGTACCCCGCCTACGAGGAATGGGGTCTCGTAGCGATTGGTCGGTATTTTGAACATCTAGACTTCTTTTCTATTTATCAATGGCTAACTGGTGGATTCATACGTATCAGCTTGTTGTTGTACATAGCGATAGATTTATTGAAAATAACCGGTAACCGAAAATGCATTTGGCAATTTATTGCCCCGCCCTTCTTGTTTTTAAGCTTATCTTTGCTGTTATTAAGTGACCATCTGTTTCTAAAAATTAAAGGGGACTATCTATTAATCATCACTTTTTTCTTCCTGTTTACACTTACTTTATTCTTTGGACTCGTTGCTTTTGTTTCCAGTAGATCTTCTAAAAAGAAAAGGTGAAATACTATGCAATCGACAGAAAAGCCGATCACGCTGGATACATTAAAATATTTATTCCACAAATCAGCGGATATTCGATTTCAAAATTATACTTTCTATTCACAATCTGTTGTTTTCATCACTTGTGAAGCAATGATTGACTCTCAGCTACTAAACGAAGTGATTGTTCCACGCGTCCGGCTCGTATGCAATTACGCAACGAATGGAGTTCTTGAAGAAGCTGTCGACTCCTATTTGCACATACCTAGTTTGAGTCAACCGAAAACTCGAACGGAACTGATCACGCTATTATATACCGGAAATATCCTGCTGTATTTTGAAGATACGGATATGCTGTTTGCCAGCGATATTTCCAAAAAGCCTAATCGTTCACCTGAAGAAACACGCTTGGAAATCCCTGTCAAAGGACCTCGCGACAACTTTATCGAGGATGTTGCTATTAATATTGCGCTCATTCGAAAACGGTTGCCCACTCATTCTTTATGTGTAGAAAAATTCGAATTAGGAAAACGCTCAAAGACTACCGTAGCCCTTCTTTACTTTGACGATATCGCAAGCAAAGAAACACTGTTGAAAATCAGACAAAACTTGCAGTCAATTGATGTCGATATTGTATTTAGTGGAGAATTACTCATGGAAAATATGGGCGGCAGTACTAAACTGTTTCCAACTTCTGATACTACCGGCAGACCGGATAACGCTATTCAATCATTGGCTA encodes:
- a CDS encoding endospore germination permease encodes the protein MKNSNSISVLHVIFLSMTVIGLKNHVTIIPSLLQDAGRDGWMSVLLATTVILPWLFLVLYIHKRSQRIHLGDWLTSVIGKVPSAIVRYTTSAFLLILAVFTMTETLEWINATFLSKTPIILLLVVYSLLCILVVTTNLQTIVIMNALVLFWVVILGFFVAFTNLQVKDYFLLMPFLEHGVLPVAKSAIYPGSGFVEIMLFLFIQHQVKDPFRWRHFAVMLFILVGLTIGPLIGAITEFGPNEASQQRYPAYEEWGLVAIGRYFEHLDFFSIYQWLTGGFIRISLLLYIAIDLLKITGNRKCIWQFIAPPFLFLSLSLLLLSDHLFLKIKGDYLLIITFFFLFTLTLFFGLVAFVSSRSSKKKR
- a CDS encoding thiol-disulfide oxidoreductase DCC family protein; translated protein: MNRNRIVLFDGECNFCDASVQFIIKRDPYQHFSFASLQDDIGKKLRKEYHIPDDVDSLVLIENGKAYTKSGAALRIAKKLDGLWHLAFLFIIVPPSLRNRVYDYVAKNRYKWFGKKELSCMLPTPEERKRFIA
- the adh gene encoding aldehyde dehydrogenase, giving the protein MVQTSEHQVYANPNTEGAKVHFKERYENFIGGKWTAPVNGQYFDNPTPVTGKVFTQVARSTAEDIELALDAAHAAKDAWGKTSVTERSNILLKIADRLEENLEMLAIAETWENGKAVRETLNADLPLAIDHFRYFASAIRAQEGGVSQLDNDTVAYHFHEPLGVVGQIIPWNFPILMAVWKLAPALAAGNCVVLKPAEQTPASILVLVELIEDLLPAGVLNVVNGFGLEAGKPLASNPRISKIAFTGETTTGRMIMQYASQNLIPVTLELGGKSPNIFFEDVMAEDDAFLDKAIEGFVMFALNQGEVCTCPSRALIQESIYDKFMERALERVKAIKTGNPLDPTVMMGAQASTEQLEKILSYLDIGKQEGAECLVGGEQNMLDGDLKDGYYVKPTVFKGNNKMRIFQEEIFGPVVAVTTFKDKEEALEIANDTLYGLGSGVWTRDMNTAYRFGRGIQAGRVWTNCYHAYPAHSAFGGYKASGIGRENHLQMLAHYQQTKNMLVSYNESKQGFF
- a CDS encoding DUF779 domain-containing protein; its protein translation is MPDRVTATDEALALIELLKEKHGPLMFHQSGGCCDGSSPMCYEEGDLLIGDQDVLLGYIGDVPFYMMKSQYEYWKHTQLIIDVVDGRGGMFSLEGVEGKRFLTRSRAFSDEEYKQLSL